A DNA window from Brassica napus cultivar Da-Ae chromosome C1, Da-Ae, whole genome shotgun sequence contains the following coding sequences:
- the LOC111212646 gene encoding probable cysteine protease RDL2 translates to MSTPITFTFTTTLSLVIISVSLLSSSLGSVTATETQRNETEVRLMYEQWLVENGKNYINGLGEKERRFKIFSDNLKFIDEHNSVPNRSYEVGLTRFADLTKEEFRGTYLGSKIEMTRGSVVGERYLYKEGDDLPDHVDWREKGAVGPVKNQGYCSSGWAFSAIGAVESINQITTGELLSLSVQELIDCDRYFNYGCNGGFMNMAFKYIMEKGGIETDKYYPYTAIDRSRCKSNKNKNTRVGTIDGYEDVPRGDEMSLKKAVSHQPVSAAIYADGVAFRHYKGGVFNVTCGIGMTQAVIVVGYGSSQGKDYWIIRNSWGINWGEGGYMKLQRNVKDPLGKCGLTMMPSYPTKLAV, encoded by the exons ATGTCTACTCCCATCACATTCACATTCACAACCACCCTGTCTCTCGTGATCATCTCGGTGTCACTACTTTCCTCGTCTCTCGGCAGCGTCACAGCGACAGAGACGCAGCGAAATGAGACGGAGGTGCGGCTGATGTACGAGCAGTGGCTGGTGGAGAATGGGAAAAACTACATCAATGGTcttggagagaaagaaagacgGTTCAAGATCTTCAGTGACAACTTGAAGTTCATCGATGAGCACAACTCGGTGCCGAACCGGAGTTACGAAGTCGGTTTGACCCGGTTTGCAGATCTTACGAAGGAGGAGTTTCGAGGTACGTACTTGGGGAGTAAGATAGAGATGACTAGAGGTTCAGTGGTAGGAGAGAGGTATTTGTACAAGGAAGGAGATGATTTGCCTGACCATGTCGATTGGAGAGAGAAAGGAGCCGTTGGTCCGGTCAAAAATCAAGGATATTGtt CAAGTGGTTGGGCGTTCTCTGCGATAGGAGCGGTGGAAAGTATAAACCAGATCACAACCGGAGAACTGTTATCTCTGTCGGTGCAAGAACTCATTGACTGCGACAGATATTTCAACTATGGATGTAATGGAGGTTTCATGAATATGGCTTTTAAGTACATCATGGAGAAAGGTGGTATTGAAACAGATAAATATTATCCTTATACTGCCATCGATCGTAGCCGCTGCAAGAGCAAtaag AATAAAAACACTCGTGTTGGTACCATCGATGGTTATGAAGATGTTCCTAGAGGCGATGAGATGTCTTTGAAGAAAGCTGTTTCTCATCAACCTGTTAGTGCTGCCATTTATGCTGATGGCGTCGCTTTTAGGCATTACAAGGGA GGTGTGTTTAATGTAACATGTGGGATAGGTATGACCCAGGCTGTGATAGTCGTGGGTTATGGATCATCGCAAGGTAAAGATTACTGGATCATTCGTAATTCATGGGGAATAAACTGGGGAGAAGGCGGATACATGAAGCTCCAACGGAACGTCAAAGATCCATTAGGAAAATGTGGTCTAACAATGATGCCATCTTACCCGACCAAGTTGGCTGTCTGA
- the LOC111212644 gene encoding probable cysteine protease RD21C: MSTTIRFTLVILSVLLVSSSLGGVTAKVLEQNLMERNIFERWLVENHKNYNGLGEKDQRFQIFMDNVRFVQEHNSVPNQSYELGLTRFADLTNEEFRAMYLRKKMERTRVSVKAERYLHKVGDKLPDEVDWRAKGAVVPVKDQGSCGSCWAFSAIGAVEGINQIKTGELVSLSEQELVDCDTSYNEGCNGGLMDYAFQFIIDNGGIDTEEDYPYVATDVNMCNSDKKNTRVVTIDGFEDVPENDEKSLKKALAHQPISVAIEAGGREFQLYKSGVFTGTCGTALDHGVVAVGYGTSQEGQDYWIIRNSWGSNWGESGYVKLQRNIKDSSGKCGVAMMASYPTKSSSINPPKPPPPSPVVCDKSYTCPAKSTCCCLYEYKGKCYSWGCCPFESATCCEDGSSCCPQAYPVCDLEAGTCRMKANSPLSVKAFTRGPATATSKATNVLVSSS; this comes from the exons tCTACTACAATTAGATTTACTCTCGTGATCCTCTCGGTGTTACTAGTTTCCTCGTCTCTCGGCGGCGTCACGGCTAAGGTGCTCGAGCAGAACCTGATGGAACGAAATATATTCGAGCGGTGGcttgtggagaatcacaagaACTACAATGGACTAGGAGAGAAGGATCAGCGGTTTCAGATCTTCATGGACAACGTGAGGTTCGTGCAAGAGCACAACTCTGTCCCGAACCAGAGTTACGAACTCGGGTTGACCCGGTTCGCTGATCTAACCAACGAAGAGTTTCGAGCGATGTActtgaggaagaagatggagaggACTAGGGTTTCGGTGAAGGCAGAGAGGTATCTACACAAGGTTGGAGATAAGTTGCCTGATGAAGTTGACTGGAGAGCCAAAGGTGCCGTTGTTCCAGTCAAAGATCAAGGATCCTGTG GAAGTTGCTGGGCGTTTTCGGCGATTGGAGCTGTTGAAGGGATAAACCAGATCAAGACAGGGGAGTTAGTATCTCTGTCGGAGCAAGAACTTGTTGATTGTGACACAAGCTACAATGAGGGATGTAATGGTGGTCTCATGGACTATGCTTTTCAGTTCATTATTGACAACGGTGGTATTGACACAGAGGAAGATTATCCTTATGTAGCCACTGATGTTAATATGTGCAATTCCGACAAG AAAAACACTCGTGTTGTTACAATCGATGGTTTTGAGGATGTTCCTGAAAACGATGAGAAGTCTTTGAAGAAGGCTCTTGCTCATCAACCAATCAGTGTTGCAATTGAAGCTGGTGGCCGAGAGTTTCAGCTTTACAAATCA GGTGTGTTTACAGGAACATGTGGAACAGCTTTGGACCATGGAGTTGTAGCCGTGGGATACGGAACCTCCCAAGAAGGTCAAGACTACTGGATTATCCGTAACTCATGGGGATCAAACTGGGGAGAAAGCGGATACGTTAAGCTCCAACGTAACATTAAAGATTCGTCAGGGAAATGTGGTGTGGCGATGATGGCTTCTTACCCTACCAAATCATCTAGCATAAACCCACCAAAACCGCCACCACCTTCACCTGTTGTTTGTGACAAGTCTTACACTTGTCCAGCCAAGTCCACTTGTTGTTGTCTATATGAGTACAAAGGTAAATGCTATAGCTGGGGATGTTGTCCGTTTGAGTCCGCCACTTGCTGTGAGGATGGTTCTAGCTGCTGCCCTCAGGCGTATCCTGTCTGCGATTTGGAGGCTGGTACTTGTAGAATG AAGGCAAACAGTCCGTTAAGTGTAAAAGCTTTTACCCGAGGCCCAGCGACTGCGACCAGTAAGGCTACTAACGTGCTTGTGAGCAGCTCTTGA